A segment of the Longimicrobiales bacterium genome:
GGCGCGTCGTGAATCTCTTGGCCGATCTTACGTGGATTCACCTCGGCAAACGCACGCACCGGCACCCCCTCTTCCGCCAGCGCCCGAGAAAGTGACTTTCCAACGGGCCCCGCCCCCCAAATCACAACACCTCCGGAGAGGCTAGGAAACGACCTGACCAGGTGGTGTACGCGGCACCTTCGGAACGCATCGGGTGCATAGCGCGGATCGATTCGGGACAGCCGATTGGGCCCCTCTCGCCATCTCAAGAGAAGCTCTGGCACCTTTCCCAGCCCCCATCCCGCGCGCCACAGCCTCAGCACAAGATCGTAATCCTCGGGCCACCCTAAATCGCGGTACCCGTCCACCTCAGCGACAGCCGATGCTCTCATGAAGAACGCTGGATGCGCGAGCGGACATTCGACAAAGATCTCACGCTCAATGTCGTGCGGAGTGATCGGAGTATTCATCCACGCTTCATACCGAAGCGCTCCGTCACGGACTGAGTCTCGTGGGAAGTACTCAACACCACACCCCACGATGGCCAGATCCTGCCGTGCCTCCAGCAGATCGAACTGGGCCTGGAACCTGTTCGGCTCAGAAATGTCATCCGCGTCCATACGGGCCAGGTACCTCCCTTTGGCATCCGCGCGGGCCTGCTCCAGCGCACCCACGATCCCGGTCGGGGCGGCCTTCAAAACGTGTACTCTCTCATCTCGTGAAGCCCAGGCGCTCAGAATCTCGTAGGTGCCATCGGTCGAGCCGTCGTCGACCGCAACCACCTCGAAGTCTGCGAAGGACTGTTCTTCGATGGATGCGATCGCCTCCGGGAGGTGCTCGTCCCCGTCACGGACAGGGAGGAGAACGGAGACGGGTGGGGAAGCGGGCACGACGGCACGGGGATGCGGGGTGGACGACCGAAGGGGAGCGCAGAAAGATGATGGGATGACCGAGATAGAATGAAGCGGCGGCGAAGCGAGCGGCAAGCTCTGGAGAAAACACGGACGAGGTTACTACGCCCTCGTCGCTGTAGGCACGTTCCTGTACATGGCAGTCACGAGCTTCATCGACTTCTTCAACACAGCCGAAGGGGTCGAGGCATTCGTCAACTCCGAGTGGATGCAAGCGATCTTCCCCTTTGGGATCGAGACGATCATCAACTCCTTCCTGGCCGGAATCTGGCCATTCATGTGGATCAGCTGGATGGGTCTTACGACCGCCCTGGCCTACGCGGGCGACGGATATGTGCTCTGGCCCGTGATCCTGGCGATGGCGCTGTCCAGGCGAGAACAGGCCGTGAAAAGGGACCTAGGGCTCTAGACGGGGCTTCCGCCGTTATCATTCGGTCATTATGAGCCCCACATCATCACCCGCCGCGAACGAAGCATTCGCCGAACTCGGTCTCGGGCCCGAGCTGCTCCAAACCCTGTCGTCTCTCGGGTACGAGGAGCCCACTCCCATCCAGCGCACTGCGATCCCGCACCTCCTTCAGGGGCGGGACGTGATGGGACTGGCAGCCACAGGCACCGGAAAGACGGCAGCCTTCGCACTCCCGATCCTCCAGCTGATCGAAACCGGCGGCAAGACCCCCTCGGCTCTGATTCTGGCGCCGACGCGTGAATTGGCGGTCCAGGTCGCGAGAGCGGTGCACAAGTACGGCAAGGAAATGAAGGTCACCGTGCTGCCGATCTACGGCGGTCAGCCGTTCCAGCAACAGCTCAAGGTCTTGAAGCGCGGCGTGGATGTTGTCGTGGCGACCCCGGGCAGAGCGCTGGATCACATCAGGCGGGGCACCCTTCAACTGGGAGGCATCAAAGTCCTGGTGCTCGACGAAGCCGACGAGATGCTGGATATGGGCTTCGCGGAGGACCTCGAAGCCATCTTGGCCGAAGTCCCCGAGCAAAGACAGACCCTTCTCTTTTCGGCCACGCTCGGCAAACGCATCGAGACCATAGCGGCCCAGCACCTCAACAATCCCGTTGAGGTCAAAATCGCGGCCGACGCAGGTGCAGAGGTCCCACTGGTCCGACAGACTGCCTACCTGGTACGCCGGCCCCACAAGCTCGCCGCACTGGGCAGAGTCCTCGACCTGGAGGCGCCTGAAGCAGCGCTCGTGTTCTGCCGCACGCGGAACGACGTGGACGAGCTCGTCGAGGCACTCAACGGTCGCGGCTATCGAGCAGAGGCGATGCATGGCGGCATGTCTCAGGAAGAGCGTGAGCGCGTCATGAAGAAGCTCCGTGCGGGAAGTGTCGACCTACTCGTCGCCACGGATGTGGCGGCACGCGGGCTGGACATCCCCCACCTCACGCATGTGATCAACTACGAGATCCCTGCCGCGCCCAAGTCCTATGTGCACCGCATTGGACGTGTGGGCCGGGCCGGCCGTGAAGGCGTAGCGATTACACTCGCGGAGCCTCGTGAACACTCGCTCCTTCGCAACATCGAGCGACTCACGAGACAGAAGATCGACGTCAGCTCCCTTCCAACTGTCGCCGACCTGAGAGCACGCCGCCTAGAACTGACCCGGGCCTCCGTCCGTGAATCAATCCTCGAAGGCGAGCTTGGCCAGTTCCGCGTTGTAGTCGAGTCATTGTCCGACGAATTCGACCTCTTCGACATCGCACTCGGTGCGGTGAAAATGGGCCACGAAGCGACGGTGACCGGTGGCGACGGCGACGAAGAAGAAATTCCCGAAGCGAAACCGTTCCGCGAGAAGCCGAAGGGCGGCAAGTCCAAGGGCGCCCAAGGTGCGGGTGTAGGCAGGAAGCCCCGCGGGCAACTCACCGATGTCGGCCGCATCTTCATCGGGATCGGTCGTGCAGCGGGAGTGCGCCCGAAGGACCTGGTGGGCGCGATCACCGGCGAGGCCGGAATCCGTGGCGATCAGATCGGTGGCATCCAAATCGCTGAGCGTTTCACCCTTGTTGAAGTCGCGGCCGACGTCACGGATCATGTGATGCAGGCGCTTCGTCAGGGCAAGATCAAAGGCAAGAAGGTGAAGGTGCGACGCGACAAGGGTCGCACCTAGCACCTCTGGACTCGGCAGCTGAGCGGAACCTCAGCCCTTGGCGAATTCCGCAGCCAAGTAACGCCCGGTTTCACTCCCCGGGATGCTCGCGACGGTCTGCGGTCGCCCCATGGCCACCACCTCGCCGCCCCGGACTCCAGCGCCTGGCCCCATGTCGATCACCCAGTCGGCGACCTTGATCACGTCGATGTTATGCTCGATGAGCAGCACGGTGTTGCCGGCGTCGACGAGCCTGCCGAGTACCCCGAGCAGTTTGGCGACATCTTCTCCGCTCAGACCCGTTGTGGGCTCATCCAAGATGTAGAGCTTACGCCCCTTCTTGCCCGCAACCCCCGCGAACTCGCGCGCGATCTTGAGTCGCTGGGCCTCTCCACCCGATAGGGTAGTGGCCGACTGGCCAAGCCTCAGGTACCCGAGACCAACCTGCTGGAGATGCCAAAGCATCTTCCCGATCTTTCGCTCACGAATGAAGAACCGGATCGCCTCGTCTACGGTAAGGTCGAGTACCTCGGAGATGTTCTTGCCACGCACCTTCACCTCGAGAACGTCCCGGGAGTAGCGCCTACCTCGACACCCGTCACACGGTACGGAAACGTCCGCCATGAAGACCATCTCGATTTCGACCCGTCCGGCGCCCTTGCACTCCTCACAGCGTCCGCCCTCGACATTGAAGCTGAAGTGTCCCGGGCCAAACCCCTTCTCTCGCGCGATCCTCTCCATCGAGAACATCTTCCGGACCTGATCCCACGCCTTGATGTACGTGACCGGATTCGAACGCGGGGTACGGCCAATCGGTGACTGATCCACGAGCACGACACTTTCGAGGTTTACCAACCCTTTGAGTGCCTCGTACGCGCCCACAGATTCACCTAGGTGTTCCTTCGCCGAGGTTTCTCCACCCAGTTCCCTCTCCGCGGCTCGATAGAGAACGTCGTGCACCAAGGTCGACTTGCCCGATCCCGAGACACCGGCCACGACGGTGAAGGTGCCAAGCGGGACCTCAACGTCGACGCCTTGCAGGTTGTGGAGTCGAGCACCGCTGAGGGACAGCGACGGGCCATCAACGTTACGGCCTTTCTCAGGCACATCGATCGTAGTGCGGCCGGACAAGTATCGACCTGTGGCCGTGTCCTGCTCGGGGAGGGAGTCAGGTGGCCCCTCGTACACGATCTGCCCACCGTGTTCTCCGGACGCGGGGCCGAGTTCCACGATGTGATCCGCAGCCAGGATCGCCTGGGAATCATGCTCGACGACCACAACCGTGTTGCCGGCGTCCCGAAGCTTATGGAGCAGGCTCAGCAGGGCCCCCGTGTCCCTGGGGTGCAGCCCGATGGTCGGCTCATCCAACACGTACAGCGTGTCCACCAGCGCGCTCCCGAGCGAGTTGGCAAGGTTGATACGCTGTGCTTCGCCACCGGAAAGCGTGCGGGTCTGTCGACTGAGCGTGAGGTATCCCAGCCCGACGTCGACAAGGAACGTGACTCTCGCCTTGATCTCTCTCAAGATCGTCTCGGCGATATGTGTCTCCATCTCGCTCAGTTCCAGCTGTTCGACCCACTCCGCAAAATCTTCCAGCGGCAGGTCCGAGACATCCGAGACGGTTCGGCCACCGACCTTCACGTACAAAGCCTGAGGCCGAATACGCGCACCGCCACATTCTCGGCACACCTTGGGAGCCTGGTACTGCCGCAGAAACACGCGGATGTACTGCTTGTACCGCTTATTCTCCTTCGAGACGAGAAAGGGCACGATACCCTTGAAGGCATTCACGGTCTTCGTCTTCTTCGCGCCGTACAGCACAGCCTCGCGGAACACCTCAGGCAGTTCCTCCCATGGCGAGTAAAGCGACACGTTCTGGCCTGACGCGAAGGCCCGGAGCTTGTCTCGTTCCTTGTGATACCGTGGCTTCGACCACGGATCGATCGCTCCGTCGCTCAACGATTTCTGATGGTTCGGAACGATCAACTCAGGATCGTAGTCGAGCGTCGCGCCGAAGCCTGTGCACAGCTGGCAGGTGCCGTACGGGTTGTTGAATGAGAAGAGCTGCGGAGTAGGATCGAGGAAGTCGATCTCGGGATGGTCCGGGCACCGGAAGTGCTCGGTAAAAAGCAGCCTCTGCTCGTTCTGACCGGCCACGACGACGATGGCTTCCCCCTCGCCTTCCACGAAGCATGTCGCGATCGAGTCGGCGAGTCGTTCCCCCGTCTCGGCACCTCTGCCCGTCTTCAAGCGATCCACGACCACGAGGATTTCCTGCGCGCTCCCTAATTCGGCTCCCAACTCCTCCGGGTCCTCCGCTTCCGGTCCAGCGAGGTCGACGGTTTCGCCGTCTACCAACACGCGCACAAACCCCATTGATCTCAGGTTGGCGACGATCATCTCATGAGTGATCTCACCACTACGCGGCAACGGAAACGTGACTTGGATTCGCAGCCCATCGTCGAGTGCCATCGTCTGATCGACCGCACCCGACACAGTATCAGGCCGTACGTGCCGGTCACACTCGGGGCAGTGCGTACGCCCTACTCGGGCCCACAAGAGGCGCAGGTAGTCGTAAACTTCCGTGGCCGTCCCGACCGTCGATCGACTCGACTTCGTCGGATTCTTCTGCTCGATAGCGACAGCCGGAGAGATCCCTTCCACCGAATCGACATCCGGCTTCTCCATCCGCTCCAGAAACTGTTTCGCATACGTCGACAACGACTCGACATATCTGCGCTGGCCTTCAGCGAAGAGTGTATCGAGCGCGAGCGAGCTCTTTCCGGAACCCGAAGGTCCGGTGATGACCGTGAGGCAGCGCCTGGGAATATCCAGGTCGATACCCTTCAGGTTGTGCTGGCGAGCACCGCGAATGCGGATGGGGGTGTCCATGCCATAAAAATAAAACCGCAGTCCAGGCCCGGAGAGTGTTCGCTGCGGTGACCGCAAAGAGCCGGCACGAAGTCCTAGTTTCGATCGGCTCACCCGGTCCGGCCCCACCTTCCGTACATTGGAAGCGCGACACCCACCTTAGAGCCACTGCCCATCTATGGCGGAAGCCGACACCTACCAAGAAGAAGAAGCGCTCGGAAAGGCTTACGACGCCCGTCTGATGCGGCGCCTCATTCAGTACCTCATGCCCTACAAGTGGCATGTAGCGCTCGCGATTTTCATCCTGGTGCTGGCCTCAGCCGCAGCCATCGTCGGCCCGTGGCTGACACAGATCGTGATCGACGAGGCCATCCCCCAAGGAGACACACGGCTCCTCGCGCTTGTGGTCTCCGGGTACATCGCCGCAGTCGTCATCGGCTTCGTCCTGCACTACGCCCAAGCGGTCATAACGACCTGGCTGGGACAGTCCGTGATGTACGACCTGCGCATGGAGATCTTCGAGAAGCTCCAGCGTGCCGACCTCAAGTTCTATGACAAGAACCCAGTCGGCCGGCTGATGACACGGATCACCAACGACGTCGAGACCCTGAACACGCTGTTCAGCTCAGGTCTCGTGACAGTTTTTGGCGACATCTTCACGCTGACGTTCATCGTGGCCGCGATGCTCCGCATGAATTGGCAGCTCGCACTCGTGTCATTCAGCGTCCTGCCGCTCGTGTTCTTCGCCGCGTTCCTGTTCCGAGCGAAGGTCCGCACCGCGTATCGCGACATCCGAGTACGCATCGCCCGAATGAACGCCTTCATTCACGAGCGCTTCACCGGAGTGCGCGTGGTGCAGCTGTTCAACCGCGAGGAGGCCGACGCAGCAAAACACGACGAGATGAACCGGGACTACTTGGAGGCTCACCTCCGCTCCATCACGTACTACGCGCTCTTCTTTCCGGTCATTCAGTTCTTCACTGCGCTCGCCCTCGCGTTGATCATTTGGTACGGCGGAGCCAAGAGCATGGACGGAGTGATTACCGTCGGAGTCGTGGCCGCCTTCCTTCAGTACGCACAACGTTTCTTTCGCCCCATCCAGGACCTCTCCGAGAAATACAACCTCCTCCAGAGCGCGATGGCTTCGTCGGAACGGGTCTTCCAATTGCTCGATGAAGAGATCGTCATTTCAGATCCAGAGGACCCTATTCCGCTCCCTGCTCAGACCGAGGGCCGCATCGAATTCCGAGACGTGCATTTCGCATACGGCAGCAAGGAGAACGGAGAGCCGGACTGGGTGTTGAGGGGCGTCAGTTTCGTCGTGGAGCCAGGCGAAAAAGTGGCAGTGGTTGGTCACACTGGGGCGGGCAAAACAACGCTCATCAACCTGCTGATGCGCTTCTACGATGTGGGCCGAGGAGAGATCCTCCTCGACGGAGTACCCATCAGTCGCGTGGCAGTGGACGATCTACGTGGGCGCATCGGACTCGTCCTCCAGGACGTGTTCCTATTCAGCCAAGACCTTGCCTACAACATCCGTCTTGGTTCCCCTGAGATCGACGAGGCCCGGATCCGCAGCGCCGCAGAGAAGATCGGTGCGGCTCCGTTTATCGATCGACTCGAGGGCGGATACGAGCAGGCCCTCGGAGAGCGCGGGAGCTCGCTGTCGGTTGGCGAGCGACAGCTCGTCAGCTTCGCCCGAGCCCTGGCTTTCGATCCCGAGATCCTGGTCCTGGACGAGGCCACCAGTTCGGTAGACTCAGAGATCGAGGCACAGATCGAAGCGGCAACAGATGCGCTGCTGAAAGACCGCACTTCGCTCGTCATCGCGCATAGGCTCTCCACGATCCAGAACGCAGATCGCATCATCCTCCTGCATCACGGACTGCTTCACGAGCAGGGCACACACGCTGAGTTGCTCGAGACGGGTGGGCTGTACGCGAAGCTGCACGAACTCCAGTTCGCAGTAGCCGCGGGATGAGCTAGCCCGCTTTTACCGCGTGCCGCCACCTATCGTGTCGACGGGAATCGTGTCGACACGAATCGTCGTCGCTGCCGTATCGACGACTTCCGCCGCCAGCTCCTCAGGCACCGCCGGGACCGTATCGGTCAATTCGTACCTCTGCGAGGCAGGAATAAGTTCGTTCCCGACACGAATGATCGGATCGGTCACGAATCCACCGATCGGTTCTAAAGCGTCTTCGGTGTAGTGACTCCCCGGATTCCACAGGATCCACTCGTGGAGACCGGCGTCGTACGTCGCCTGGATTTGCGCTCGAACTTCGGGGGCCTCGTACCGCGGGGCCCCGAGCGTAAAGTCCTGGAGCCATGGACGAGTAATCCCAGCCCCCTCAATGTCCGCGGAGCGCTTCACGGCATCACGGAGCGCAGCTTTCACGATCTCATACGGGTACGCGTTCGGTGTATCGATACCGAAGCTTCCCTCCCAGTAGTGACTGGGGTACACCATGGGGAGCGCGACGTCGACCACGTCGATGAAGGACTCCCACACCTGCCCGATCCCCACGTCCCGCCGCGCAGTAGTGGTCACACCGAAGACGTCGGCCGTGACCGCGACACCTAGCTCGGCCAACTCCTGCCTGCTGTAGTCCAGGAAGGCCCGGATCGCATCGGCTTTGGATCCATTTTCTCCGGGATATGTGGCCCTCGCATGGTCCGAAGCCGGCGCGTCAGCAAAGCGGACGTAGTCCCACTGGATCTCGGGGAAGCCCATTTCTGCGACCTCACGTGCGAGATCGACGTGGTAATCCCAAACATCCTTGTTGTAGGGATTGAGCCACACGATGCCCTTACTGTCCGCCCAGGCTCCACCCGCCATGTCCTGGACAGCGTAATCCGGCTTCGCGGCCGAGAGCAACGGATCCTTCACAATCACGATCCGAGCGATGGGATAAATGCCCGCCGAGTCCAGGCGA
Coding sequences within it:
- a CDS encoding glycosyltransferase, with protein sequence MPASPPVSVLLPVRDGDEHLPEAIASIEEQSFADFEVVAVDDGSTDGTYEILSAWASRDERVHVLKAAPTGIVGALEQARADAKGRYLARMDADDISEPNRFQAQFDLLEARQDLAIVGCGVEYFPRDSVRDGALRYEAWMNTPITPHDIEREIFVECPLAHPAFFMRASAVAEVDGYRDLGWPEDYDLVLRLWRAGWGLGKVPELLLRWREGPNRLSRIDPRYAPDAFRRCRVHHLVRSFPSLSGGVVIWGAGPVGKSLSRALAEEGVPVRAFAEVNPRKIGQEIHDAPVLDTAQSLAMTGVFHLGSVGQKGVREQLRDILSGAGLEELKNFVLMA
- a CDS encoding DEAD/DEAH box helicase; the encoded protein is MSPTSSPAANEAFAELGLGPELLQTLSSLGYEEPTPIQRTAIPHLLQGRDVMGLAATGTGKTAAFALPILQLIETGGKTPSALILAPTRELAVQVARAVHKYGKEMKVTVLPIYGGQPFQQQLKVLKRGVDVVVATPGRALDHIRRGTLQLGGIKVLVLDEADEMLDMGFAEDLEAILAEVPEQRQTLLFSATLGKRIETIAAQHLNNPVEVKIAADAGAEVPLVRQTAYLVRRPHKLAALGRVLDLEAPEAALVFCRTRNDVDELVEALNGRGYRAEAMHGGMSQEERERVMKKLRAGSVDLLVATDVAARGLDIPHLTHVINYEIPAAPKSYVHRIGRVGRAGREGVAITLAEPREHSLLRNIERLTRQKIDVSSLPTVADLRARRLELTRASVRESILEGELGQFRVVVESLSDEFDLFDIALGAVKMGHEATVTGGDGDEEEIPEAKPFREKPKGGKSKGAQGAGVGRKPRGQLTDVGRIFIGIGRAAGVRPKDLVGAITGEAGIRGDQIGGIQIAERFTLVEVAADVTDHVMQALRQGKIKGKKVKVRRDKGRT
- the uvrA gene encoding excinuclease ABC subunit UvrA — translated: MDTPIRIRGARQHNLKGIDLDIPRRCLTVITGPSGSGKSSLALDTLFAEGQRRYVESLSTYAKQFLERMEKPDVDSVEGISPAVAIEQKNPTKSSRSTVGTATEVYDYLRLLWARVGRTHCPECDRHVRPDTVSGAVDQTMALDDGLRIQVTFPLPRSGEITHEMIVANLRSMGFVRVLVDGETVDLAGPEAEDPEELGAELGSAQEILVVVDRLKTGRGAETGERLADSIATCFVEGEGEAIVVVAGQNEQRLLFTEHFRCPDHPEIDFLDPTPQLFSFNNPYGTCQLCTGFGATLDYDPELIVPNHQKSLSDGAIDPWSKPRYHKERDKLRAFASGQNVSLYSPWEELPEVFREAVLYGAKKTKTVNAFKGIVPFLVSKENKRYKQYIRVFLRQYQAPKVCRECGGARIRPQALYVKVGGRTVSDVSDLPLEDFAEWVEQLELSEMETHIAETILREIKARVTFLVDVGLGYLTLSRQTRTLSGGEAQRINLANSLGSALVDTLYVLDEPTIGLHPRDTGALLSLLHKLRDAGNTVVVVEHDSQAILAADHIVELGPASGEHGGQIVYEGPPDSLPEQDTATGRYLSGRTTIDVPEKGRNVDGPSLSLSGARLHNLQGVDVEVPLGTFTVVAGVSGSGKSTLVHDVLYRAAERELGGETSAKEHLGESVGAYEALKGLVNLESVVLVDQSPIGRTPRSNPVTYIKAWDQVRKMFSMERIAREKGFGPGHFSFNVEGGRCEECKGAGRVEIEMVFMADVSVPCDGCRGRRYSRDVLEVKVRGKNISEVLDLTVDEAIRFFIRERKIGKMLWHLQQVGLGYLRLGQSATTLSGGEAQRLKIAREFAGVAGKKGRKLYILDEPTTGLSGEDVAKLLGVLGRLVDAGNTVLLIEHNIDVIKVADWVIDMGPGAGVRGGEVVAMGRPQTVASIPGSETGRYLAAEFAKG
- a CDS encoding ABC transporter ATP-binding protein — translated: MAEADTYQEEEALGKAYDARLMRRLIQYLMPYKWHVALAIFILVLASAAAIVGPWLTQIVIDEAIPQGDTRLLALVVSGYIAAVVIGFVLHYAQAVITTWLGQSVMYDLRMEIFEKLQRADLKFYDKNPVGRLMTRITNDVETLNTLFSSGLVTVFGDIFTLTFIVAAMLRMNWQLALVSFSVLPLVFFAAFLFRAKVRTAYRDIRVRIARMNAFIHERFTGVRVVQLFNREEADAAKHDEMNRDYLEAHLRSITYYALFFPVIQFFTALALALIIWYGGAKSMDGVITVGVVAAFLQYAQRFFRPIQDLSEKYNLLQSAMASSERVFQLLDEEIVISDPEDPIPLPAQTEGRIEFRDVHFAYGSKENGEPDWVLRGVSFVVEPGEKVAVVGHTGAGKTTLINLLMRFYDVGRGEILLDGVPISRVAVDDLRGRIGLVLQDVFLFSQDLAYNIRLGSPEIDEARIRSAAEKIGAAPFIDRLEGGYEQALGERGSSLSVGERQLVSFARALAFDPEILVLDEATSSVDSEIEAQIEAATDALLKDRTSLVIAHRLSTIQNADRIILLHHGLLHEQGTHAELLETGGLYAKLHELQFAVAAG
- a CDS encoding putative glycoside hydrolase; translated protein: MTRFVGMLLAVAFVAGCKAGPSAFDNVGSVEGDSVPDSVAVATLVDTPSIALLDPATVGPDVDSAAVVSEESAGEEGVDAEVSTPRPRAPSPAMADGRFPRPEHVRGIYLNAWASGSRNRVNALLELAAQTEVNSFVIDIKDASGYISHPTDLPVAVEVGATEEVRIRDLPGLLNRLDSAGIYPIARIVIVKDPLLSAAKPDYAVQDMAGGAWADSKGIVWLNPYNKDVWDYHVDLAREVAEMGFPEIQWDYVRFADAPASDHARATYPGENGSKADAIRAFLDYSRQELAELGVAVTADVFGVTTTARRDVGIGQVWESFIDVVDVALPMVYPSHYWEGSFGIDTPNAYPYEIVKAALRDAVKRSADIEGAGITRPWLQDFTLGAPRYEAPEVRAQIQATYDAGLHEWILWNPGSHYTEDALEPIGGFVTDPIIRVGNELIPASQRYELTDTVPAVPEELAAEVVDTAATTIRVDTIPVDTIGGGTR